In Deinococcus proteolyticus MRP, a single genomic region encodes these proteins:
- a CDS encoding peptidylprolyl isomerase, producing MNKKTALNALLTVLALLMVGGMALQFLPGDGAKTITNAVRGEQGTPAIRVNGKAITAEKLQKIQDNNPSPFASQGKALQDDFRTFMISQVVRQELMVQAARDINVTREDVNAEVTKVREQNNLTDDAAWTDALQRVGLSDSEYREQVKEGLAVQRKNEAIEAAVPAATEQEMKTYYDLNPTLFQTEQRLRGRQIVVDDEKKARELLAQARGGADFAELAKKNSTENAENGGALGALGEGGALQPVEPVVLPEEVAAAVQALPAPGLTDVVASGGRFYVVKVEELLPPETKPFETVKEEVKTELEKSKKRAAVEAFMDEQLAGAKIEVVDPAWKYEDPTVAEVGGRKVPYSEVVGRVMQNQQLMMMMQGMEGGQLTEMVNGMLKPSVVEQLIQEYAAPSIVKAENIPVVGTRQDLVSGLIAYGGRNVKVTDEDLQAAYQERQQQFQTPASAVVSEATFPSREQALAFRQDWQGGDFTQAATAAGGIVSERGQVAPDTDLMEPSVLQSIFEGELRAVGSTSLTNIVQASDGWKVVAVTDLQQGRVLPLDEVRTSLKASLFNEKQAAEGEKFLSSKVAALKPVNKLEEVLAAQKARVGADAPADASGAQTASGAAASGTQTTTDPAGAPGVIVDDASGAASAAAEGSAAATTPAP from the coding sequence GTGAATAAGAAAACCGCTCTCAATGCTCTGCTGACCGTTCTTGCCCTGCTGATGGTCGGCGGCATGGCCCTGCAGTTCCTGCCCGGTGACGGCGCCAAGACCATCACGAACGCTGTGCGCGGCGAACAGGGCACTCCGGCCATCCGCGTGAACGGCAAGGCCATCACTGCCGAGAAGCTGCAAAAGATTCAGGACAACAACCCTTCGCCGTTCGCCTCGCAGGGCAAGGCGCTGCAAGACGACTTCCGCACCTTCATGATTTCGCAGGTGGTTCGCCAGGAGCTGATGGTGCAGGCGGCGCGTGACATCAACGTGACCCGCGAAGACGTGAACGCCGAAGTGACCAAGGTGCGCGAGCAGAACAACCTGACCGACGACGCCGCCTGGACCGACGCCCTGCAGCGCGTGGGCCTGAGCGACTCGGAATACCGCGAGCAGGTCAAAGAAGGCCTGGCCGTTCAGCGCAAGAACGAGGCCATCGAAGCCGCCGTCCCTGCCGCCACCGAGCAGGAGATGAAAACCTACTACGACCTGAACCCCACGCTGTTCCAGACCGAGCAGCGCCTTAGGGGCCGTCAGATTGTGGTGGACGACGAGAAAAAGGCGCGTGAGCTGCTGGCTCAGGCCCGCGGCGGCGCCGACTTTGCCGAGCTCGCCAAGAAGAACAGCACCGAGAACGCCGAGAATGGCGGCGCCCTGGGCGCCTTGGGCGAGGGCGGCGCGCTCCAGCCCGTGGAGCCGGTGGTGCTGCCCGAAGAGGTCGCCGCTGCCGTGCAGGCCCTGCCCGCGCCCGGCCTGACCGACGTGGTGGCCAGCGGCGGCCGCTTTTACGTCGTGAAGGTCGAAGAACTGCTGCCCCCCGAAACCAAGCCCTTTGAGACCGTCAAAGAGGAAGTCAAGACCGAGCTGGAAAAGAGCAAGAAGCGGGCCGCCGTGGAAGCCTTTATGGATGAGCAGCTGGCGGGTGCCAAGATTGAAGTGGTGGACCCGGCCTGGAAGTACGAAGACCCCACCGTGGCCGAAGTCGGCGGCCGCAAGGTTCCCTACTCGGAAGTGGTGGGCCGCGTGATGCAGAACCAGCAGCTGATGATGATGATGCAGGGCATGGAAGGCGGTCAGCTGACCGAGATGGTCAACGGCATGCTCAAGCCCTCGGTGGTGGAGCAGCTGATTCAGGAATATGCCGCGCCCAGCATCGTGAAGGCGGAGAATATCCCGGTGGTGGGCACCCGCCAGGACCTGGTCAGTGGCCTGATTGCCTACGGGGGCCGCAATGTTAAGGTGACCGACGAGGACCTGCAGGCCGCCTATCAGGAGCGCCAGCAGCAGTTCCAGACGCCCGCCAGCGCCGTGGTGTCGGAAGCGACCTTCCCCAGCCGCGAGCAGGCGCTGGCTTTCCGCCAGGACTGGCAGGGCGGCGACTTCACGCAGGCGGCCACAGCCGCTGGGGGCATTGTTTCCGAGCGCGGACAGGTGGCCCCCGACACCGACCTGATGGAACCCTCGGTCCTGCAGTCCATCTTTGAAGGCGAGCTGCGTGCGGTGGGCAGCACCAGCCTTACCAACATCGTGCAGGCCAGCGACGGCTGGAAGGTCGTGGCGGTGACCGACCTGCAGCAGGGCCGCGTGCTGCCGCTGGACGAGGTACGCACCAGCCTGAAGGCCAGCCTCTTCAACGAGAAGCAGGCCGCCGAGGGCGAGAAGTTCCTGAGCAGCAAGGTGGCCGCCCTGAAACCTGTGAACAAGCTGGAAGAAGTGCTGGCCGCCCAGAAAGCCCGCGTGGGTGCCGATGCTCCCGCCGACGCCTCGGGAGCCCAAACCGCTTCCGGAGCGGCGGCTTCGGGCACACAGACCACTACGGATCCTGCGGGCGCACCTGGGGTGATCGTGGATGACGCCTCGGGCGCCGCGAGCGCCGCCGCTGAAGGCTCCGCCGCTGCGACCACGCCCGCTCCGTAA
- a CDS encoding aminoglycoside phosphotransferase family protein, with product MTDGPTIRLPELTARYGPLSSMGTGMQSRVYATADGQSVIKVYRSGVGKAEREAANLRRAGLGHWVVDTLVADGAEALVMRRFEGKRVTAATLPAALPQLKVQLSRLHAVQQGEVDVGRVEERLRKFRRVLASQGLDDLFAAVEGPLHAGEFAQPASFCHLDLWQDNILIDPAGEVMLIDWTNADWDDPLRDLALLKTGTLDLLGADESLAAVLGLLPGRTPPVLRRLRAYLSLTYLHDLYWLMMNEPYEFAAERAKKVPRARHVLSCLPASG from the coding sequence GTGACCGACGGCCCTACCATCCGCCTGCCTGAACTGACCGCCAGGTATGGACCGCTCAGCAGCATGGGCACAGGTATGCAGAGCCGGGTGTACGCCACGGCGGACGGCCAGTCAGTAATCAAGGTGTACCGCAGCGGCGTGGGCAAAGCCGAGCGCGAGGCCGCGAACCTGCGCCGCGCAGGCCTGGGCCACTGGGTGGTGGACACCCTGGTGGCCGACGGCGCCGAGGCGCTGGTCATGCGCCGCTTTGAAGGCAAGCGGGTCACGGCGGCCACGCTGCCGGCCGCGCTGCCGCAGCTGAAAGTGCAGCTCTCACGCCTGCATGCTGTGCAGCAGGGCGAGGTGGACGTGGGCCGAGTGGAGGAGCGGCTGCGCAAGTTCCGCCGCGTGCTGGCCTCGCAGGGGCTTGACGACCTGTTCGCCGCCGTAGAAGGCCCCCTGCACGCCGGCGAGTTCGCGCAGCCGGCGTCGTTCTGCCACCTGGACCTGTGGCAGGACAACATCCTGATTGACCCGGCCGGCGAGGTGATGCTGATTGACTGGACCAACGCCGACTGGGACGACCCCCTCCGCGACCTGGCCCTCCTCAAGACGGGAACGCTGGACCTGCTGGGCGCCGACGAGAGCCTGGCCGCTGTGCTGGGCCTGCTGCCGGGGCGCACTCCGCCCGTCTTGCGGCGGCTGCGGGCCTACCTGTCGCTTACCTACCTGCACGACCTGTACTGGCTGATGATGAACGAGCCGTACGAGTTCGCCGCCGAGCGGGCCAAAAAGGTGCCGCGTGCCCGGCATGTCCTGTCGTGCCTGCCGGCCAGCGGCTGA
- a CDS encoding segregation and condensation protein A codes for MTQSTALTLLPPAALAEDELLPYRVQLVRPGAEPFEGSLGDLAAALRSGELTPEQVPLLELTGAVLAWLRQHPAWQEGRPPAEVLPPLAAVIALKARLLLPPAPPSEEGDGETEDWSEAWDDVAGGVEALAELDRAVHFLSQRRTERSGLIPAPVPRPGLDLPRRQRPPRQGQNLRRLLEAARAAVREVDVPLLARERLSLQGALSALLAFGRRLRHFSFSGITAQDWGERTTYFAALLEAVKTGELRAEQAEPYGDIQVELGSGNVESAPPAAP; via the coding sequence ATGACGCAGTCCACTGCCCTTACCCTGCTGCCTCCCGCTGCTCTGGCAGAGGACGAGTTGCTGCCCTACCGGGTGCAGCTGGTGCGGCCCGGCGCAGAGCCGTTCGAAGGCAGTTTGGGTGACCTGGCAGCGGCACTGCGGTCGGGCGAATTGACCCCCGAACAGGTGCCGCTGCTGGAGCTGACCGGAGCGGTGCTGGCCTGGCTCAGGCAGCACCCCGCCTGGCAGGAGGGCCGCCCGCCGGCCGAGGTGCTGCCCCCATTGGCAGCGGTGATTGCCCTCAAGGCGCGGCTCCTGCTGCCACCAGCCCCGCCCTCAGAGGAGGGGGACGGGGAGACCGAGGACTGGTCCGAAGCCTGGGACGACGTGGCTGGCGGCGTAGAAGCCCTGGCCGAGCTGGACCGGGCGGTGCACTTTCTCAGCCAGCGCCGCACAGAGCGCAGCGGCCTGATTCCAGCCCCGGTGCCCCGGCCGGGGCTGGACCTGCCGCGCCGCCAGCGTCCCCCCCGGCAGGGGCAGAACCTGCGCCGTTTGCTGGAAGCCGCCCGCGCCGCCGTACGCGAGGTGGACGTTCCCCTGCTGGCCCGCGAACGCCTCAGCCTGCAAGGGGCACTGAGCGCCCTGTTGGCCTTCGGGCGGCGGCTACGGCACTTCAGCTTCAGTGGAATCACCGCGCAGGACTGGGGCGAGCGCACCACCTATTTCGCGGCGCTGCTCGAAGCGGTCAAGACCGGCGAGCTGCGGGCCGAGCAGGCCGAGCCTTACGGCGACATTCAGGTCGAACTGGGCAGCGGGAATGTTGAAAGCGCGCCGCCCGCTGCGCCCTAA
- a CDS encoding ABC transporter permease, with the protein MRSDFVWRVAARDLLSTLRDTRTLLGTVLIPLVLIPALMLGMPLLLGQFIGGQAQERQKVGVMGTLPPGLRAELERGGAGAATQTAEPALSGVELVPLAAATPEAARQAVQSEEVDAVIRVTAPLPQREGDAPAAVQVFAKLNSLAAQTGALGKVEAAVDNYNRRLAARRLEAAGLSEEDLSPVTLDPQDAATAQEASSGQLAFLIPLLMLNFILSGAMATALDSTAGEKERGTLESLLVSPVRRGEVVAGKLLATTLSALVAALFSVLGFLGTGLIAGYLLLRGGMQAELSQAFGGQLTLSGGSVLGLALSAAGAALLISALLIALSIYARSYKEAQTYVTPLSLLIVVPALFLQFSDGFASAFYAVPLFGSMLSVMDAVTGTLKWPQLWLSLGANLLGTLLLGALALRSFSREEVIFRN; encoded by the coding sequence ATGCGCTCTGACTTTGTCTGGCGGGTGGCGGCCCGCGACCTGCTGTCCACGCTGCGCGACACCCGCACGCTGCTGGGCACGGTCCTGATTCCGCTGGTGCTGATTCCCGCACTGATGCTGGGAATGCCGCTGCTGCTGGGGCAGTTTATCGGCGGGCAGGCACAGGAGCGGCAGAAGGTGGGGGTCATGGGTACGCTGCCGCCTGGCCTGCGGGCCGAGCTGGAACGGGGCGGCGCGGGGGCAGCGACCCAGACCGCTGAACCGGCGCTGTCCGGCGTGGAGCTGGTGCCGCTGGCCGCCGCCACACCCGAAGCCGCCCGCCAGGCCGTGCAGAGCGAAGAGGTGGACGCCGTCATCCGCGTCACAGCGCCGCTGCCGCAGCGTGAAGGCGACGCGCCCGCTGCGGTGCAGGTGTTTGCCAAGCTAAACTCGCTGGCTGCACAGACCGGCGCGCTGGGCAAGGTGGAAGCGGCCGTGGACAACTACAACCGCCGCCTGGCAGCCCGACGGCTGGAAGCGGCGGGCCTGAGCGAAGAAGACCTTTCGCCGGTCACGCTGGACCCGCAGGACGCCGCCACCGCGCAGGAGGCGAGCAGCGGGCAGCTGGCCTTCCTGATTCCGCTGCTGATGCTGAACTTCATCCTGTCGGGGGCGATGGCGACCGCGCTGGACTCCACAGCTGGAGAAAAGGAGCGCGGCACGCTGGAAAGCCTGCTGGTCAGCCCGGTGCGCCGGGGCGAGGTGGTGGCGGGCAAGCTGCTGGCAACGACCCTCAGCGCACTGGTGGCGGCCCTGTTCAGCGTGCTGGGCTTTCTGGGCACCGGACTTATCGCCGGGTATCTGCTGCTGCGCGGCGGCATGCAGGCCGAGCTGTCGCAGGCGTTCGGCGGACAGCTGACCCTGAGCGGAGGCAGTGTGCTGGGGCTGGCGCTGAGTGCCGCCGGGGCCGCCCTGCTCATCAGTGCGCTGCTGATTGCCCTGAGCATCTACGCCCGGTCCTACAAGGAAGCGCAGACCTATGTGACACCGCTGTCACTGCTGATTGTGGTGCCCGCACTGTTTCTGCAATTCAGCGACGGCTTCGCTTCCGCCTTTTACGCCGTGCCGCTGTTTGGCTCCATGCTGAGCGTGATGGATGCTGTGACCGGCACCCTGAAATGGCCGCAGCTATGGCTTTCGCTGGGAGCCAATCTGCTCGGCACGCTGCTGCTGGGCGCTCTGGCGCTGCGCTCCTTTTCACGCGAAGAGGTGATTTTCCGGAATTGA
- a CDS encoding single-stranded-DNA-specific exonuclease RecJ, giving the protein MTPAARWQLARPAPLPALRDLMERYGLSAPAAQWVYGRGLRPELLSPEHRLTPNPGLREAARRLVQAIRAGKRIRIHGDYDADGVTATATLVLGLQALDADVHGFIPHRLEEGYGIHPSKLDEHAQSCDLLVTVDCGVSNREEVAGLLERGTDVIVTDHHAPPPTFPDCLVVHPELTANYDPALHNLTGAGVAYHLLWAVHQELGLPEPRPLSALATLGTIADVAPLTGENRALVGVGLAALPGTDIVGLRALLELSGVAQPSARDVAFVLAPRINAAGRMGEADRALELLTTSSPQRAGALAQYLEVRNEERRELQDRMYREALDLVDPGERALLVTRPDWHPGVMGIVASKLLEQFYRPVYIVAQGKGSVRSTPGISAVGGLRYSHDLLLRYGGHPGAAGFSLEEANLPRLRDRLQDYAAQFPVPVPHVTLDAPLPATYATLDLWQELQAFEPYGEGLRPPLWHLRSPLSGTRLVGRNRDCLQFQAAGLRGIKFREQDAATGPRDLAVRLRRSEFRGRVSAEWEAEELRPPQALTLAAPQAQVAAARLAVRRTPEQVMARLKAVGRGVAVYAGETLRASLAARLPELHYLQPGDPLPALPLVLFDLPPTGVLERWLQERPAAAPPVTFAWGRETLAALDAAPQGAEGYHRFQWAHAYLTLDEAGWDGAVRALSGLGVEEAATPPLPLEAVGDD; this is encoded by the coding sequence TTGACCCCCGCGGCCCGCTGGCAACTGGCCCGCCCCGCTCCGCTGCCCGCCCTGCGAGACCTCATGGAGCGCTACGGCCTCTCGGCGCCGGCAGCGCAGTGGGTGTACGGACGCGGCCTGCGCCCTGAGCTGCTGTCTCCCGAACACCGCCTGACCCCTAACCCTGGCCTGCGTGAAGCGGCGCGGCGGCTGGTGCAGGCCATTCGCGCCGGCAAGCGCATCCGCATTCACGGCGACTACGACGCCGACGGCGTGACCGCCACAGCCACGCTGGTGCTGGGCCTGCAGGCCCTGGACGCCGATGTCCACGGCTTTATTCCACACCGGCTGGAGGAGGGCTACGGCATCCACCCCTCCAAGCTGGACGAGCACGCGCAGAGCTGTGACCTGTTGGTCACAGTGGACTGCGGTGTGTCCAACCGCGAAGAGGTGGCCGGCCTGCTGGAACGCGGCACCGATGTCATCGTGACCGACCACCATGCACCGCCGCCGACCTTCCCCGACTGTCTGGTGGTCCACCCGGAGCTGACGGCCAACTACGACCCGGCCCTCCACAACCTGACCGGCGCGGGGGTGGCCTACCATCTGCTGTGGGCCGTGCATCAGGAGCTGGGGCTGCCCGAGCCGCGCCCGCTGAGTGCCCTGGCTACTCTGGGCACCATTGCCGACGTGGCCCCGCTGACCGGCGAAAACCGGGCCCTGGTGGGTGTGGGCCTGGCGGCCCTGCCCGGCACTGACATCGTGGGACTGCGGGCACTGCTGGAACTGAGTGGGGTGGCCCAGCCCTCGGCGCGGGACGTGGCCTTTGTGCTGGCTCCCCGTATCAACGCGGCCGGGCGGATGGGCGAAGCGGACCGGGCGCTGGAGCTGCTCACCACGTCCAGCCCGCAGCGGGCGGGGGCGCTGGCGCAGTACCTGGAGGTCCGCAACGAGGAGCGCCGCGAGCTGCAAGACCGGATGTACCGCGAGGCGCTGGACCTGGTGGACCCCGGCGAACGGGCCCTGCTGGTCACCCGCCCGGACTGGCACCCTGGCGTGATGGGGATTGTGGCCAGCAAGCTGCTGGAGCAGTTCTACCGGCCGGTGTATATCGTGGCGCAGGGCAAGGGGTCGGTGCGCTCCACGCCGGGGATCAGCGCGGTGGGGGGGCTGCGCTACAGCCACGACCTGCTGCTCAGGTACGGCGGGCATCCTGGCGCGGCAGGCTTCTCCCTGGAAGAAGCCAACCTGCCCCGGCTGCGTGACCGCCTGCAGGACTACGCCGCGCAGTTCCCGGTGCCAGTGCCGCACGTCACGCTGGATGCGCCGCTGCCTGCCACCTACGCCACGCTGGACCTGTGGCAGGAGCTGCAAGCCTTCGAGCCCTACGGCGAGGGGCTGCGGCCACCGCTGTGGCACCTGCGTTCACCCCTGAGCGGCACCCGTCTGGTCGGCAGGAACAGAGACTGCCTGCAGTTCCAGGCGGCGGGGCTGCGTGGGATCAAGTTCCGCGAGCAAGACGCGGCCACAGGCCCCCGTGACCTGGCCGTGCGGCTGCGGCGCTCGGAGTTCCGGGGCCGGGTGTCGGCCGAGTGGGAAGCGGAAGAACTGCGCCCGCCCCAGGCGCTGACCCTGGCCGCGCCTCAGGCCCAGGTGGCTGCGGCGCGTTTGGCGGTGCGCCGCACCCCCGAGCAGGTCATGGCCCGCCTGAAGGCCGTGGGCCGTGGCGTGGCTGTCTATGCCGGTGAAACACTGCGGGCCTCGCTCGCCGCCCGCTTGCCGGAGCTGCACTACCTGCAGCCCGGCGACCCGCTGCCAGCGCTGCCGCTGGTGCTGTTTGACCTGCCGCCCACCGGCGTCTTGGAGCGCTGGCTGCAGGAGCGGCCTGCTGCGGCGCCGCCCGTCACCTTTGCCTGGGGGCGCGAAACACTGGCCGCGCTGGACGCCGCGCCCCAGGGAGCGGAAGGCTACCACCGCTTCCAGTGGGCCCACGCCTACCTGACACTGGACGAAGCCGGCTGGGACGGGGCTGTCCGGGCACTGAGCGGACTGGGGGTAGAGGAGGCAGCCACGCCGCCCCTGCCCCTGGAAGCTGTGGGCGACGACTGA
- a CDS encoding SIS domain-containing protein gives MTLHSLLLALPGSYSGPVQVQQAPYGAVGTGEGTLAALLAQPLIAASLSTGGTQFVLGSPDSAPLSLEYVALAEAAGAQVRRVATGGDAEHIDTLIPAGVTATYHGAQYLAYASGHAAEAQEADRLLATLAARCAGEDTEGNPARELAWRLHGRTPLLLADEGSEGLVLAWQNLLARTGKSYSVPVLGDPLPVLSGMFEAQHEQGDAKVGLILGDLSPRLDVGREIMESRVDEVIHLPFPEPSAESGADSDYAPGLALWYLGAWTALYLAEIAGQSPEDSPVLHRAQAELSGEAPEN, from the coding sequence ATGACTCTGCATTCTCTTCTTCTGGCCCTTCCCGGCAGCTACAGCGGCCCCGTACAGGTGCAGCAGGCCCCCTACGGCGCGGTCGGCACCGGCGAAGGCACCCTGGCCGCGCTGCTGGCCCAGCCGCTGATTGCCGCTTCGCTGAGCACGGGCGGCACCCAGTTCGTCCTGGGCAGCCCCGACAGCGCACCCTTGTCTCTGGAATACGTCGCTCTGGCCGAAGCTGCCGGAGCGCAGGTCCGCCGCGTGGCGACCGGCGGAGACGCCGAGCACATCGATACCCTGATCCCCGCTGGGGTCACGGCTACCTACCACGGCGCACAGTACCTGGCCTACGCCAGCGGCCACGCCGCCGAAGCGCAGGAGGCCGACCGCCTGCTGGCCACGCTGGCAGCCAGGTGCGCCGGCGAGGACACCGAAGGCAACCCCGCCCGCGAGCTGGCCTGGCGGCTGCATGGGCGCACCCCGCTGCTGCTGGCCGACGAGGGCTCGGAAGGGCTGGTGCTGGCCTGGCAAAACCTCTTGGCCCGCACCGGCAAAAGCTACAGCGTGCCGGTGCTGGGCGACCCCCTCCCGGTGCTGAGCGGCATGTTCGAAGCCCAGCACGAGCAGGGCGACGCCAAGGTGGGCCTGATTCTGGGCGACCTCAGCCCCCGCCTGGACGTGGGCCGCGAAATCATGGAAAGCCGGGTGGACGAGGTGATTCACCTGCCCTTCCCGGAACCCAGCGCCGAATCTGGTGCAGACAGCGACTACGCCCCTGGGCTGGCGCTGTGGTACCTGGGAGCATGGACCGCCCTGTACCTGGCCGAAATCGCCGGGCAATCACCGGAGGACAGCCCCGTGCTGCACCGCGCCCAGGCCGAGCTGAGCGGCGAAGCACCGGAGAACTGA
- a CDS encoding PRC-barrel domain-containing protein: MIKGKELLGRHVVDLSTGERVDSVRDIVFDHGANLVLGLVVDGGGSWLRRRDRVIPFAAVYSVGEDAVMITSAQDAASDEEQARMKEIMDSKVNLIGMTLLTSQGEDLGKIGDVVFDEYSGRVEGYEVTGGLFADVAGGRAFVPAPESVQIGKDVAIVPASVAEEMRRSGGGWPAPTGEERAELGGDYSREELAEQAAQRQRDYLVGRIAGTSIILPDGTVVAEKGEPITDEQVTRAERSGRLMVLSSTSLSPEEVAGAEAAEKTPEEDAAGAEKGSAVEAGPPATVREAEAAPQPAAPATPEPLTEPGEPALLSFSEMVGRRVREDVTDAQGNLLAAQGQMITPAVLTRAEELGMLEDIQLHLREGTESAAEPLDLGEYERRSADTLLPRPATPAATTAAPAVTDTTPPAELEENPSATVPMTAPMPTPAAEPGSPDLLDTAPLDMGRLDTAPLDTAPLHMPEPEPPVQAQTADVDLIPGGEGRLTAVPSPEPQDRPIRARAEQVVHLSEPTPAPEPGLLEKARRWLDDRREDLLHDPSERELVQVYEQWGAPVTAPPEPALPQEQAQVREREAAEHSSALPPRPAPQPTVQRQTHVQAQAAPTPDAADEGETLVLRGPAPQLTDLPQDEQPPAPLLAQPVDLDLTGPAPLAPAADPLQPVGGQADLSETAGELRAELAHPAPAPHHAPQPALPQTELTADPLQPAGEEPPAYAQAVETVANTAAPDTAAALANAEAHEPALAQSADSAEGFNQATIENIVQQAYGWPVERTVRAESGEVVLAEGGRVTPAAVAEAKRLGVLRELLSAVRRGE, encoded by the coding sequence ATGATCAAGGGCAAAGAACTGCTGGGACGCCATGTGGTGGACCTGAGCACCGGCGAGCGGGTAGACAGCGTGCGTGACATCGTCTTCGACCACGGGGCCAATCTGGTACTGGGCCTGGTGGTGGACGGGGGCGGCAGCTGGCTGCGCCGGCGCGACCGCGTCATTCCTTTCGCCGCCGTGTACTCGGTAGGCGAGGACGCCGTAATGATTACCTCGGCGCAGGACGCTGCCAGCGACGAGGAACAGGCCCGCATGAAGGAAATCATGGATTCCAAGGTGAACCTGATCGGCATGACGCTGCTGACTTCGCAGGGCGAGGACCTGGGCAAAATCGGTGACGTGGTGTTCGACGAGTACTCGGGCCGCGTGGAAGGCTACGAGGTGACTGGCGGCCTGTTCGCGGACGTGGCCGGGGGCCGCGCCTTCGTGCCTGCTCCTGAAAGCGTGCAGATTGGCAAGGACGTGGCCATCGTGCCGGCCAGCGTGGCCGAAGAGATGCGCCGCAGCGGCGGCGGGTGGCCTGCCCCTACCGGCGAAGAACGCGCCGAGCTGGGCGGCGACTACAGCCGTGAGGAGCTGGCCGAGCAGGCGGCGCAGCGCCAGCGCGACTATCTGGTGGGCCGCATCGCCGGAACCAGCATCATCCTGCCCGACGGCACCGTGGTGGCCGAGAAGGGCGAACCCATTACCGACGAACAGGTCACCCGTGCCGAGCGCTCCGGCCGCCTGATGGTGCTGAGCAGCACTTCGCTCAGCCCCGAGGAAGTGGCCGGAGCGGAGGCCGCCGAGAAGACCCCCGAAGAGGATGCAGCCGGAGCCGAGAAAGGAAGCGCCGTGGAAGCCGGGCCGCCCGCCACGGTGCGGGAGGCAGAAGCAGCTCCTCAACCGGCCGCACCGGCTACCCCCGAGCCGCTGACAGAGCCCGGCGAACCTGCGCTGCTCAGCTTCAGCGAGATGGTGGGCCGCCGGGTGCGCGAGGACGTGACCGACGCCCAGGGCAACCTGCTGGCCGCACAGGGCCAGATGATTACGCCTGCCGTGCTGACCCGCGCTGAGGAACTGGGGATGCTGGAAGACATTCAGCTGCACCTGCGGGAAGGCACCGAATCCGCCGCCGAGCCGCTGGACCTGGGCGAGTACGAGCGCCGCAGCGCCGACACGTTGCTGCCCCGGCCAGCAACGCCTGCAGCCACAACAGCTGCACCCGCAGTGACGGACACCACACCACCCGCCGAGCTGGAAGAAAACCCCAGCGCCACTGTGCCCATGACTGCGCCCATGCCCACGCCCGCAGCCGAACCCGGCAGCCCGGACCTGCTGGACACAGCTCCACTGGACATGGGCCGACTGGACACAGCCCCACTGGACACGGCCCCGCTGCACATGCCCGAGCCGGAGCCGCCTGTCCAGGCGCAAACCGCAGACGTGGACCTGATTCCGGGCGGAGAGGGCCGCCTGACGGCGGTGCCCAGCCCGGAGCCGCAGGACCGGCCGATACGGGCGCGGGCGGAGCAGGTGGTCCACCTCAGCGAGCCGACCCCGGCGCCGGAACCGGGCCTGCTGGAAAAGGCCCGCCGCTGGCTGGACGACCGCCGCGAGGACCTGCTGCACGACCCCAGCGAACGCGAGCTGGTCCAGGTCTACGAGCAATGGGGCGCACCGGTCACGGCGCCGCCAGAGCCGGCCTTGCCACAGGAGCAGGCACAGGTTAGAGAAAGAGAAGCCGCAGAGCACTCCTCGGCACTGCCTCCCCGTCCCGCGCCGCAGCCGACAGTGCAGCGCCAGACCCATGTGCAGGCACAGGCTGCCCCCACGCCGGACGCAGCGGACGAGGGAGAAACCCTGGTCCTCCGTGGCCCCGCTCCACAGCTGACCGACCTCCCGCAGGACGAGCAGCCGCCCGCCCCACTGCTGGCCCAGCCGGTAGACCTGGACCTGACGGGGCCCGCTCCGCTGGCTCCAGCCGCTGACCCCCTGCAACCGGTCGGCGGCCAGGCCGACCTCAGCGAAACGGCCGGCGAACTGCGGGCCGAGCTGGCCCACCCTGCTCCAGCACCGCACCACGCGCCCCAGCCAGCGCTGCCCCAGACCGAGCTGACAGCCGACCCCCTGCAGCCGGCGGGTGAGGAGCCGCCGGCCTACGCTCAGGCAGTCGAGACTGTGGCAAATACAGCTGCGCCAGATACAGCTGCGGCTCTGGCAAACGCAGAGGCCCACGAGCCAGCGCTGGCCCAGAGCGCAGACAGCGCTGAGGGGTTCAATCAGGCCACCATTGAGAACATCGTGCAGCAGGCTTATGGCTGGCCGGTCGAGCGTACGGTACGGGCCGAAAGCGGTGAGGTGGTCCTGGCCGAGGGCGGACGGGTCACTCCTGCCGCAGTGGCCGAAGCCAAGCGCCTGGGCGTGCTGCGCGAACTGCTGAGCGCCGTGCGGCGCGGCGAGTAA